From the Lolium rigidum isolate FL_2022 chromosome 2, APGP_CSIRO_Lrig_0.1, whole genome shotgun sequence genome, one window contains:
- the LOC124690697 gene encoding uncharacterized protein LOC124690697: protein MYPCGDRDRTGAAERAVAFGAKYKPCNTAPTARAAASQVLPSDAQPPPRRPRKSASRRSSTTVVATDVSNFRAMVQELTGFQPAPAAIFRPQPRRAHATAASHSLLAVAHGCGGAVLQGRSTDAEATAGNGSRDVPAVVQPLMHPTPGVFDFDGLGDLGLPEFDTWPDFSFE, encoded by the coding sequence ATGTACCCCTGCGGCGACCGAGACCGCACGGGAGCGGCGGAGCGCGCCGTGGCTTTCGGCGCCAAGTACAAGCCATGCAACACGGCACCGACGGCCCGGGCGGCCGCCAGTCAAGTCCTCCCCTCGGacgcgcagccgccgccgcggcgccccAGGAAGTCGGCGTCGCGCCGGTCGTCCACCACCGTGGTGGCCACCGACGTGTCCAACTTCCGCGCCATGGTTCAGGAGCTCACCGGCTTCCAGCCGGCGCCGGCCGCCATCTTCCGGCCGCAGCCGCGTCGGgcccacgccaccgccgccagccaCTCCCTGCTGGCCGTGGCGCACGGGTGCGGCGGTGCGGTGCTGCAGGGGCGGAGCACAGACGCGGAAGCTACCGCCGGCAACGGCAGCCGCGACGTCCCGGCAGTGGTGCAGCCATTGATGCACCCGACGCCGGGCGTGTTTGACTTTGACGGGCTGGGGGACCTCGGGCTGCCGGAGTTCGATACGTGGCCTGATTTCTCCTTTGAATAG